From the genome of Magnolia sinica isolate HGM2019 chromosome 12, MsV1, whole genome shotgun sequence:
gatgatggaatccattttaattcatatacctttcatctcgtgaagactagatcaagtaagttcagtttgatttccatgattcttgatgcaggcataagatctccctaatctctacaagtggatcctctgaatccctagttttccttcctctgaattccttaagttttagattagtatttcaccattattcatcaatttatatttgatttcgatttcatcttaggctatttatatttctacctagtttcagataacgtacaggtttcagtcccttgggattcgacctcggtctcaccgagtttattactacatcacaaccctatacttggggagtgaacaacagcTGCAAAGGATTTTGACGATGGAGCAGGGCGAGGGTTTGGGTGTTTTGCTCGGACCGGAGGGTTACTTGGTTTTATACAAGGATTTTGAGTGTGAACAGATCTAGGGTTTGCTTTCTTCACCGTCGCTCGTCTCCTGTCAATCCGCCTGTTGTTAAGCACATCCATTGCATTTTTTGCGTCTTGTTCGTAGAGAAATCGTACAAAAGCAAAACCCCCAAGTATGTTGGTCAATGGATGAACGGGGATAAACCATTCTGGATCCTCCCGTATTTCCCAAATATTTGATAGAGGTCCTGATGTGAGCAGTCGAATGGCAAATTGCCTACAAACAGGCTGAAATTTGGGTGGGTTTGAAGACAGCTCCTCCTTGTAGATCGACCTCTGGAAGCCTTTTGACGGATCACCGAGCTGCTCCGTCTTCGAAAAACAAGCGGCGGGACATCAGCTCCTCCTTTCACTGAGCTGCTCCGTTCTTCAAATCATGAACTCGTAATGCATAAGATCCGAAAGgctagctaaaaaaaaaaaagaagatttctAATGCATAAGTACTATTAATTAAGATTAAATGAATTCATTTTTGGGCGTCCACCAAACAAAGCTTAACTTAGTTTTAATAAAAGTGAAATTCCAAACATTAGTCTTTTCTTTAACATTCATAGCctttgattggtggacacttatttGGTGAAATAGGAtcattagatttttattttattttttaatatccaataaatgtcccccAATCAGGTAGGGTCACCATAGATAAAATTGTGCCCCATAAATTGGACATTTCAATTCGGACTTACAAGAGATGTATGCAATTTCAGAGTAGTTTTAAAGGGttggttgatttttttaattatattataaataccAGCTAATGACCCATCATTATTTCTTATTATTGTTTGCTTGAGGAAGGAATCATCTaccttaaaaaagaaaattccacttatttttatatcaataaaaactgtgggacccaccatgatgaatatgtcatatccatgccatctgttCATTCTAGGAGATCATTTTTGAGCATGAAttaaaaaaatgaggtgaatccaaacctcaagtggaccacaccacatgaaacaattgttCTAACAAACCTAAACCATTGAAAGCTAAAACCTCCCAGAGCccgatctttatttgtcatcataAAGTCATTCTGATAtggataaatattaaatattagcttgatcgattcaaaacttctgtggcccccaagaagttatcAATAATAGGCGTCCATCTCCCACTATTTATTGTGGTGTAGttcccttgagctttggatctgcctcatttttgggttcatgccctaaaatgagctggcggaaCAGATGGACAGTAAGGATAAGACATatccatcatgatgggccccaaagTTTTTTGTGTCCAAAATGTTCTCCTACCTCCGTTTTGCACCCAAACACGAGAGTTGTCAATGGCATGGGACCCACGCAGATCTTCCCGTTCCAGAGATGGGCATGGGccagacgcaatccgcttctatcATCTAGGCAAGGCAACCAATGCCTGGCTATAGCCACGATAAAGAATGAGGGGAGTGGATTTAGGTGCTTGGTGGAACGTATTGGTCTACACACATGCACTTATCAAGCTGTATACATATCATATCATGGGGGTTGGATAATCTGACCTCTCCATATCCTTGATTTAATCATGGATGGATAATAATAGGAATTTTCACTACCGGATCCCTTGTTTCGCTAGTGGGATCCAAAGGTGTCATGCATGCCATCTTTATGCacattttgtacaattctctaGACCAATGATCTCATGGTTGCTACCATGCACTGTtgatgacaaaaaatgaggcggatcaaaagctcaactgggtcacatggtaggaaacagtggggattgaacgtccacagttgaaaaatTTATGGGGCAtgagatgcttgtgagaaattcacctggtCCAttaattttgacagctcattttatgccatgggccaaaaaatgaggccaacatcAAAGGCAAAAAGTAAGGGAATGGAGAGATTAAACGcactcatcattaaaacattttgggccatcatggggctcactttgagcgttggatctctctcatttttgggcccatccaCTAAAGTGAGCTAGCAAAACCaaatggaaagtgtggatttctcacaacctcaaggtaggccccacacggtcgAGGTTAGGTTGGCATGGCAATCAAGCGTCAATAAAGTTTTTCAGATAGGTTTTGGACATTTTAAGCCCATGTAGGGAGGGTTACGTGGCATTAggtgtggccaccatgatgtttgtgacaaatccactctatccattagattttccatatcatttaattaGGACAtgcacccaaaaatgaagccgattTAAAGCTCAGGTGGCCAAATGAACAGAAAAGGTGAGGATTAAATGCCTAttattgaaacatttgtggggtcacagattgtttgtgacaaatctaccctgtccatttGTGTTTCCAGATCGTTTTTGGGCATGGGCAAACAATGACACAAAtccaaagcttttttttttttttttttttggaaagtggGCTCTTGCCACTAAGATTTCATTTAACAGGAAAACCTTTACACCTTTCAAGTGGGCCCCGACAAAAAGAACGGACCGCACTTATCATATAGACACTATCTCTACAGTGGCAAAGAAACAACCAAAATCTACAAAACCAGTAGAACTTGTCTGATAGCTCCTAACCCAACTCGGTCTAGGAAGAGGAGACCGCGCACCTCAAATGGGAGGGATTCCCGATGATCGAAAACCGAGTTGCATTGAGAAATGCTGCCAATCCGAGCCATCCCTTCAGCCGGGCTATTACCTTCTCTCGGAATTTTCGTAAAGGAGACAGAAGCACCTAGAGTCAGCCTATTGATGTGTGAGGTCCACGATCGCCATTGCCAAGAGGAATTGACCTTCCCCGTGAGGAGGTCGATAGCCATGCTAGAATTGGACTCAACCTCAATCCTATTAAACCCTTTAGCCAAGCACAATCTGAGGCCGTCAAAAATTGCCCGAATCTTCGTTCTGTTTTTCAAGCCCATCCCATAACCTGACAAGAAAGTGAAGATGAAGTTCCTATTGCCCCCCTGTAGATGCCACCCCATCCAGATAGACCTGGATTACCTCTCGCTGCCCCTCCACATTCAATTTGACCTAGCCCCTAGCTGGCCAAGCCCATTTAACAATTTCAAAGCAGAAAAGCTGGGGAGGCGGGGGCAGAAGGCCCAAGCCAACAAAATTGAAGTCCTGGCTGGGGGAGGACGACGACTTACCCGCAAGGATTTGCTTGAACGACCACATAATGTGGGCAATCGAAGAAGAAACATTCATGGGGTTCTGCTCAAATCTGGCCTCATTTCTGGAATGCCACACCTCCCAGAGGATGAGAATGGGGATCAGCCTGCGAGTGAAAATGGGCGCACTGCCCGGGGCCGATGCTCTGCTCCATTGCACCAACCTGGCTACAATATGCTGATGAGGGATGGGAGATATCCCAGGTAGCGAGGAGAAATGTTGCCAAATCCTGGATGCGTGGCGCCCCTAGATGAAAAGGTGTTGTAAAGATTTAGCCGCAGAATAACCAGAAGACTCACCATCGCAGCAGTTGCATCCAGAGGCTAGGTTTACCCCTTTGGATTGCACTCTCTCATCCACTGGGGTCGCTCCCTGCAAGAGTCTCCAAGTGAAGACTGACATCTTTGGAGGGATCTAGATGTCCCATATCCAGGTAGACTCTTTGGACGTTGGGGAACGGCGTCTGCTGATtttctaggaagatttcaacgtgAACGACCCAAACGGATCATGGGGCGAGAAGCTCTCCGATCTGTCGTCTGAAAAAGTGAAGCCTCCCTGTATGATAGAGTGCAGAGTTTCAGCAGGGAGGTAGGAAGGGACGGATGAAGAAGGAAGGGGCCCCGCTGGCCCGATGAAATCGTTGATCTTCAAGGAACTCATGGCTTCCAGGATGGGGTAAATTGTGAGGTGGTGAAGAGGACCCAGCTCAGTCTAGTTGGCATCCCATAGGTTCAACTCCCCAGGACCCACTAGCCACTACACATTAGCATCCAGCAGCGGCAATAAGGTTCTAATTTGCTTCCAAAGGGGTGAAGCACAGCTCGACGTGGTGATTAGAGTCGCGGTCTCTAGATTGGTGGAGTATTCGCCATCCACGGCCCAACAATAACCCCATATTTGACATCTCAAGCCAACTTCATCCGCAAAGCAACCATGACCTCTTTCAGGCGTCTAACCCCTAGCCCGCCTTCCTCAATAGGCTTGGTGATATTTTTCCATGCTACCCAGTGGCACTTGCCTTTTTCGTCGGCCCACCCCCAAAAGAATCGGGCAAAGATACGCTCCATGTCCGCGATTACTTGAGCGGGAACATGAGCAGCTGCAAGGGCATGTAGCGACGTGCTACCCAGAACGTGTCTGATGAGAGTTAACCTGCCAGCTTGGGACAGGTACCTCGCTTTCCAACCACAAACTCTTCGCTGCATTCTGTCTAAAAGATATTGGAAATCTGCCTGTTTAGCCTTACCACTTAAGATGGGCACTCCTAGATACTTCGCGTCATCGTCACCTTTGCTGAAACCTAGCAGTCGCTCCGTGTTTCTGATCCTGCTCACCACCAGCCTACTATAGAAGAGAAAACAGCTTTTATTGTTATTGATCTTTTGGCCCGTGGCCTCTTGAAAGGTGGTCAAAAAATCTTTGACTTTATGGAGCACTGTCTTGCTACAATTGACAAAAAGCAGGTGTCATCCGCGAACAGTAAATGCATGAGGAGAGGGCAGCCCCTTTTCAGCTTAAAGGGTTGGCAACCACCAGTAACAACTAGTTGTTTGAAGTTTCTCAAGAACACCTCAGCTACAAGAATAAAGTGCACTGGAGAGATGGGGTCCCCTTGCCTCAAACCTCTGGACGATTTGAAAAAACCCGCCAATTCCTCATTAATGAGAACTGAGAACCAGTTGTTACCCTAGCATGTTTCCATCAAGGCAATCGACCTCTCACTGAAGCCAAAACTATGCAGTACCTGTTTAAGGAAATTCCAGTCCACCCTATCATAGGCTTTcttcaagtccaacttgagaATGATGTTGCCCCCATGAACCTTTCTGTTGATATCCCACATTGCCTCTTGGGCTAGCGCGATGTTTTCCGTAATAGCTCTTCCTTGAACAAAAGCCCCTTGCTCACTGAAGATGAGTTTGGGCAGAAGCTTGCTCAGCCTGTTAGAGAGGATTTTGGAAATAATTTTGTAAATCACATTGTAAAGGCTGATAGGGCGGTAGTCTACAAATGAAGAAGCTGAGGAGGACTTGGGGATTAAGCAGATAAGTGAAGTAGAAAATGCCCTGGGCAGCTCCCCTCCAGCTATCATGAAAGCCCTAGCCTTGAGGATGTCCTGCCCCACGATGGGCCAACACTCTATGAAAATTTCCCCTGAGAAACCATCAAGGCCTAGTGCACTGTCCTTCGGGATCGCAAAGAGGGCCTGATAAGTTTCGGCAAGGGAAGGGGGGGCCAGCAGTGCGTCATTATCCTACTGTGATAGGAGGGAAGGTATGACTGAGGTGAAGTCATGGTGGTAGGGGGGAGGTTCGGCTGAGAAAAGCTCTTCAAAGAACGCCACAGTTGCAGCTTTCATTAGCTCTTGGTCTGCGATGGTGTTCGCCAAAGCGTCTGTGATGGAGGAGATGATAGATCGCCTCATTTTTTCACTGGCAAAGGCATTGAAGTGTTTAGAATTTCGGTTGGTCTCTTTTAGCCAATGATTCCTCACTTTCTGTTTCCAATATACGTCTTCTATGAGTTCCAGATGCACCAGCCGTTGCCTGGCAGCAACGTTTTCCTGGAGCAGATTGTCACTGAGAGACCCCTGCATTCTGAATTCAATGCGCTGTAAATCATCTTCTGCTTTTTTGATCTGCTGAAAGACGTTCCTACAAACCTTCTTGTTCCAAACCTTTAGCAGCTGCTTCGTCTTCTTAAGCTTGAGTTGCACGTTAATCATGGGTTGGTTAGAGCATTCACCTTCCCATGCCTTCTTGATGACTTGCTGGAACATGTCATGAAGCGTCCACATTCTGAGGAAGCGGAAAAGCCTGATTTTGGGCTGATGCTGGGGCAGGAACGACAGCAAAAGAGGGGAGTGATCGGAGTTGGCCCTGGGTAAGTGTTCCATGCTGAAGGCGGGGAAGGCAGCTGCCCATCTATCGTTGAGAAGAACCCGGTCCAACCCGGCCCAAACACAAGTCATCCCAACGTGATTTTTGCTCCACGTGAATCTGTTACCGACGAAGCCTGCATCTAAAAGCCCCGCATCTTGAATGGCGTCGAAGAATTGGATCATGTTGGCTCTATTGCGTTGCCGATAACCCAGTTTATCGTCAGCAGCTACGATCTCGTTAAAATCCCCTCCAACAGCCCAGGGGCCAGTGGCATCTCAACTTAGATCCACCATTTCGAGCCACAAAGATCTTCTATTAATTATGGAGCAGCTAGTATAAACAATGGACAGTAGGATATTGTCCCTGGGATCCTGCAAAGAGATACTTAAGGAAAGCATTTGGTTAGAAGAGGAATGGACGACAACATTGAAGTGATTATGATAAAACACCCAAAATTCCCCCCCGGCCTCGCCATTGGATAGGGAGGAATGAAAGCCAAGTTTCAATCCAGTGGCCACACGCCTTTCCTCACACAACATGGGTTCCAGGATGGCCACCAACATGAGGTTCAATTTTCTGACTAGTTTTCTAAGCGATCAGATGGTAGGCACATTCCTTACTCCGCGGGCATTCCAGATGTGGGCTTTAACCATCCGTAACACATCCTGAGTTCACAGCCCATCGCTTGAGTCTATGGAGCGTGCAGGCCCACTCTCCTTCTTCTAGTGGCCTCGTTAATTTCCTACTCAAAAGCTTTTTCCTGCGACCTTTTGCTGCATTGGTTGGTGCTCCTGTTAGGGGAGGAGCATGGTTGATGGGGGCAGCAATCGCCTCACTCTACTCCTAGGTGTGCTGATCCCCTAGAAGATCTCCTGGATCCAGTGTGGGAGAGATGGGTGGGTCCTGATCTGTTGGCCTATCTCCCCAGGAAAGGCTGGATTGCAAGGCCTGCTGCCCCTTGTCCATGGCGTTCTTCTCAAAATACGAAGACAGATCCACAGCAATACGGACTGATCTCCCTGAGCCTGTGAGATCGACTATCCGATCCTCCCCGTCAAACCATCCTCTCATTAGGGTAAGAATGTTGCTTTGGGTGATGTCTTTAGAATGAAACCTTTCCAGAGGGCTATCAGCTAGCCTGAGAGGGAGCAGCCCACCAATCTAGCTTGCATCCTGAGGACAGCCCTAAAGGGCCCGACGAGACTTTGGCTGAACCAGGGAAATTGCAGGGAGGGGAGAGTAGATTTTGAAACCCGGTGGGATGGTCATTGGCGACTAGCAAATTCCACCTCTGATCTGGTCTCTACATGCGAAATAGATAATCCCACTCTGGGATTAATGGGGCCACTGGAGGAGCAGTCCGCAGGAACCGCGTTCACCTCGAAATGAGGAGTTAGCCTAAATCCTAGCTAGGGAGTGGTGGGGCTGGTAGTCTCTCTAACTTCAGAGGCTAGTATCCACTTCCCGTGGGGTTGAGACCCTGAAAGGAGAGGACGAGTAGGGTGCTTGTCATGGGCAAGAAGGGGAACGTGGGATGGCAGGACTACTACCTGCTGATAGGAAGGGGTGGATTTATGGGCTCCTCAGTAGGAGGGTGGGGAAGGAGGGTGGGGCATCTCAGCAGGGCCAAAGGGTGAGCACCAGCTGAGGGTTCTACTTGAAGGAGCTCAGGGAGGGTAGGAGGGGGGCGAGGGGGAGGGTGGACCCCGCTCATCAGCAGGGGCAAGGAGTGAGGGGAGTGGAGGGTCATAgagttttagagagagagagagagagacaaggacATTTACACAAACATCAGGTGGGAGTGAGGTGAGAGGCTCCGTAGGTGAGTGGAATGCCCAAGCCACCAAAGCTTTGGTAATCTCAGTGCCCTGCGAACGGAGGGACGAGGAATGACATCGATCTCTCTAGAAATGAAGCTCTCCACCACTCCAATAACAGGAAAGGTTTTCCCACAGACCTTCAGGAACCTTAAGCTATGTAGGTTAGCCCTCTGCTTTGGCTTAATCCTGACCCTCGCAAAAGCCTGGAAGGTCCCCCAAAGGGCTGCACTGTCCATCTCCACAACTTCTCTGAAGGAAGCGGCCAATTTCTCAATAATAGAAATGAACCAGGCATGAGCGGGAATCCCCAGAAGATGAATCCACACCCCCTGGAACAGGGGGGTTGATTCGGCCGACCATGTAGCAATGCCTATAAGGCCCATCTCCGAATGCAGTTGGGAATCGGCCGCGAAATCAATCATCTCCTGCCTAGATTTGAATCTGAGGAGGAATTGTTTGGGGCCAATCCTGGTGAAATGT
Proteins encoded in this window:
- the LOC131221986 gene encoding uncharacterized protein LOC131221986 is translated as MIQFFDAIQDAGLLDAGFVGNRFTWSKNHVGMTCVWAGLDRVLLNDRWAAAFPAFSMEHLPRANSDHSPLLLSFLPQHQPKIRLFRFLRMWTLHDMFQQVIKKAWEGECSNQPMINVQLKLKKTKQLLKVWNKKVCRNVFQQIKKAEDDLQRIEFRMQGSLSDNLLQENVAARQRLVHLELIEDVYWKQKVRNHWLKETNRNSKHFNAFASEKMRRSIISSITDALANTIADQELMKAATVAFFEELFSAEPPPYHHDFTSVIPSLLSQ